The Methylomicrobium agile genome has a segment encoding these proteins:
- a CDS encoding OmpA family protein produces the protein MIICKNLYVLASAFALSFSVAADAEDLNLGGRSPSKEEVIRALKPSADSDEAISTRSIKINPKKTVASQRNAISLEIRFAYDSARLTDESIRQLTPVAEALTSGELDSLRFQVEGYTDAKGSDAYNKNLSVRRAATVRNFFVQKHGLNASRIQASGYGKSNLLDPTNPNSAVNRRVRIVAMP, from the coding sequence ATGATCATTTGCAAAAATCTGTATGTGCTGGCTTCAGCGTTCGCGTTGTCCTTCAGCGTCGCCGCGGATGCCGAGGATTTGAATCTGGGCGGCCGTTCCCCTTCAAAGGAAGAAGTCATTCGTGCGCTGAAACCGAGTGCAGACAGCGACGAAGCCATCTCGACCCGTAGCATCAAAATCAACCCCAAAAAAACCGTAGCATCCCAGCGAAATGCCATTTCGCTGGAAATTCGCTTCGCATACGACTCAGCGAGATTGACCGATGAATCGATTCGGCAATTGACGCCGGTCGCGGAAGCGTTGACGTCTGGTGAACTCGACAGCTTGAGATTTCAAGTCGAGGGTTACACCGATGCGAAAGGCAGCGATGCTTACAACAAAAATTTGTCGGTCAGGCGCGCCGCGACGGTACGCAATTTTTTCGTTCAGAAACATGGACTGAACGCTTCCCGCATCCAGGCATCCGGCTACGGCAAATCGAATTTGCTGGATCCGACGAATCCTAATAGCGCGGTCAACCGCCGGGTCAGAATTGTCGCAATGCCTTAA
- a CDS encoding serine/threonine-protein kinase, translating into MITPSTESKKVLKDRFVLEEVLGRGGMGTVYKALDLLAVEARDKDPYLAIKLLNSDLLDDPLFFVAMQREAKKAKSLAHPNIIAVYDFDRDGNNIYLSMELLKGQPLSTLLKKYTSGIPFSKAWPLIQNMAAALSHAHKNGIVHADFKPGNVFVDEEGHVKVLDLGIASRFNKPGHNYDDTTIFSSQTLNAYSPSYASLERLNNQPVDPRDDIYALACVVYELLTGKHPFSRSNAQQAYDMKAKPAPITSITKAQWNGLLHGLELKQGNRTRSIDQFLLEISSPKQPKIKSLAAIATVGGVLLTVLAWFIYRPAEQNGRAAEAIKPPTRVSQRIDEATGDGEMSTMQSPPKNVEAGIQPFKLRLSAEHYRIGESIALFVATEKPLYVTLLHINSKGEIFTIFPNAYETHHLIRPGAEIRIPNANADYEFTVDGPAGTDRIEAFASTMPLPQPETVVGSEGKLKPEIEGLIAGRITLKFPVN; encoded by the coding sequence GTGATAACTCCCTCTACCGAAAGCAAAAAAGTGCTAAAAGATCGCTTTGTGCTTGAAGAGGTTCTAGGTCGCGGCGGAATGGGAACCGTCTATAAGGCATTAGATTTATTAGCAGTAGAGGCTCGGGACAAAGACCCGTATTTGGCTATCAAACTGCTTAACTCCGATCTTCTGGACGATCCCCTGTTTTTTGTCGCGATGCAGAGGGAAGCCAAAAAAGCTAAATCACTTGCCCACCCAAACATTATTGCTGTCTATGACTTTGATCGGGATGGGAACAATATTTATTTGAGCATGGAACTCCTCAAAGGACAACCACTTAGTACATTACTAAAAAAATATACTTCTGGTATTCCATTCAGCAAGGCATGGCCATTAATTCAGAATATGGCCGCAGCGTTGTCGCATGCTCATAAAAACGGCATTGTTCATGCGGATTTTAAGCCTGGTAATGTTTTTGTGGATGAAGAGGGGCATGTGAAGGTTCTGGATTTAGGCATCGCCAGCCGATTCAATAAACCCGGACACAATTATGACGATACGACGATTTTCAGTTCCCAAACCTTAAATGCCTATTCACCTTCTTACGCGAGTCTGGAAAGGCTCAATAATCAGCCGGTGGATCCGCGAGACGATATTTATGCATTGGCTTGTGTCGTTTATGAACTATTAACCGGTAAACATCCCTTTTCGCGATCGAATGCACAACAAGCTTATGATATGAAAGCCAAGCCGGCGCCGATTACATCGATCACAAAGGCGCAATGGAACGGCTTATTGCATGGACTTGAGTTGAAACAGGGGAACAGGACACGGTCGATCGACCAATTTTTGCTGGAAATTTCGTCCCCCAAACAGCCTAAAATAAAAAGCCTTGCTGCAATTGCTACTGTCGGGGGCGTCTTATTGACGGTTTTGGCCTGGTTCATTTATCGTCCGGCGGAGCAGAACGGAAGGGCTGCCGAAGCAATCAAGCCGCCTACCCGCGTATCCCAGCGCATCGACGAGGCCACCGGAGACGGTGAAATGTCGACAATGCAATCCCCTCCGAAAAATGTCGAGGCTGGGATTCAACCATTCAAACTCAGGTTGTCCGCAGAGCATTATAGAATCGGAGAATCGATAGCGTTATTCGTTGCGACTGAAAAACCGCTGTATGTGACCCTTCTGCACATTAACTCCAAAGGCGAAATTTTTACGATTTTTCCGAATGCCTATGAGACCCATCATTTGATTCGGCCCGGTGCCGAGATTCGCATTCCTAACGCCAACGCGGACTATGAATTTACCGTGGACGGACCGGCCGGAACGGATCGTATTGAAGCTTTCGCCAGTACGATGCCGTTGCCGCAACCAGAGACAGTTGTCGGTTCGGAGGGCAAGTTAAAGCCGGAAATCGAAGGGTTGATTGCAGGGCGGATTACCCTGAAATTTCCGGTCAATTAA
- a CDS encoding DUF2283 domain-containing protein, whose product MKLNYDKETDSLYIHLSERASVDSDEVADGVVLDFDENGGLVGIDVQHASQKPDIQSIVLSHLPLHDLQAA is encoded by the coding sequence ATGAAATTAAATTACGATAAAGAAACGGATTCTTTATATATCCATTTATCCGAACGGGCGTCCGTAGACTCCGATGAGGTGGCTGACGGCGTAGTGCTGGATTTTGATGAAAACGGGGGATTGGTTGGTATTGACGTACAACATGCCAGCCAAAAACCCGATATTCAATCCATAGTGCTGTCGCATTTGCCTTTGCACGATTTACAGGCGGCTTGA
- a CDS encoding TonB-dependent receptor plug domain-containing protein: MTTSGDFADEAQDAGFTEKTGTTHLTQEDLAIAQERTVDETLRGLPGIGVTKGGTFGLGLLHVRGVGGQGLVFLDGMPVPDSLPGVVNLNALLPDGQDRIEIKRGFNPASRTFGSLGGSIDLTSRTAKDDSADLRVEGGTFGFLKETARGNLAGKKARLAVTVTRADAFDGAYHAQKSNNNPERDPYHANQVLMKAGLDLSDAVAWEGSMLYRDAWNAWDGYGIRKGMFAMADEKDSFFAEESWIAQNTLTAHINADWDMRLQLGYIHTDNQAKVMGITPGYTTDLYLARWENNQRLWHGKGGDVIRLVWGAEGRHEWAEAPTFGPPPALAPGASFAESRNQQAGFLETRFAYGKLSGDMGVRYESYDRFQSHALVHAALAWQVQDTLKLRANGGNGFRIPSYAERLFPLLGNPQLKPERGAGGDLGLEWQALSNLRFNLTGFYTRHDNLIVVSWEPQPTAQLPCIGECIGNVANASIAGLETSAELVFNPQWRGGAAYTYNDGRNLDNGRRLPFQAKDSVRVWGEWRAPNLPLTLWAEGIYRSLSQNDLGNTLDVDDAFHLNVHVNYRVMPRLDLYVRGENINNDKTPDIYSFDHAGAAVYGGLSYRL, translated from the coding sequence GTGACAACATCGGGCGACTTCGCGGACGAAGCTCAAGACGCGGGATTTACCGAAAAGACCGGTACTACGCATTTAACTCAAGAAGACCTGGCCATCGCCCAGGAGCGTACCGTTGACGAAACCTTGCGGGGCCTTCCTGGCATTGGCGTGACTAAAGGCGGTACTTTCGGCTTGGGCCTGCTTCATGTGCGAGGCGTGGGCGGCCAAGGATTGGTTTTTCTGGACGGCATGCCGGTGCCCGACTCCTTGCCCGGCGTCGTCAATTTGAATGCGTTGCTTCCCGACGGTCAAGACCGTATCGAAATCAAGCGGGGGTTCAATCCGGCATCGAGAACATTTGGTTCGCTGGGTGGTTCCATCGATTTGACGTCCCGCACGGCCAAAGACGACAGCGCGGATCTGCGCGTGGAAGGCGGCACCTTCGGTTTTCTCAAGGAAACTGCGCGCGGCAATCTGGCGGGAAAAAAAGCACGTCTTGCCGTCACAGTCACCCGCGCCGATGCGTTCGACGGCGCCTATCATGCGCAAAAGTCCAACAACAATCCGGAGCGCGATCCTTACCACGCGAATCAGGTCCTCATGAAAGCCGGTCTGGACCTGAGTGATGCCGTCGCCTGGGAAGGCTCCATGCTGTACCGCGATGCATGGAATGCATGGGACGGTTACGGCATTCGCAAAGGCATGTTTGCGATGGCGGACGAAAAGGACTCTTTTTTTGCCGAAGAAAGCTGGATAGCGCAGAACACGCTCACTGCCCATATCAATGCGGATTGGGATATGCGTTTGCAGTTGGGTTATATCCATACCGACAATCAGGCTAAAGTCATGGGCATAACTCCGGGCTATACCACCGATCTTTACCTCGCCCGCTGGGAGAACAACCAGCGTTTGTGGCATGGCAAAGGGGGCGATGTCATTCGTCTGGTATGGGGAGCGGAAGGGCGCCATGAATGGGCCGAGGCTCCTACTTTCGGACCGCCGCCGGCATTGGCGCCCGGCGCGTCCTTTGCCGAAAGCCGTAATCAGCAAGCCGGCTTTCTGGAAACCCGTTTCGCCTATGGAAAACTCAGCGGCGACATGGGCGTCCGCTATGAAAGCTACGATCGCTTCCAAAGCCACGCGCTCGTTCACGCCGCCTTGGCCTGGCAGGTACAGGACACGTTGAAGCTGCGCGCCAACGGCGGCAACGGCTTCCGGATACCGAGTTACGCCGAAAGATTGTTTCCGCTGCTCGGTAATCCCCAGCTTAAACCCGAACGCGGCGCGGGCGGCGACCTGGGCTTGGAGTGGCAGGCGCTGTCCAACCTCAGATTCAATCTGACCGGGTTTTACACCCGCCACGACAATTTGATCGTCGTCAGTTGGGAGCCGCAACCCACCGCCCAACTCCCTTGCATCGGCGAATGTATCGGCAATGTCGCCAACGCCAGTATCGCCGGTCTGGAAACGAGTGCCGAGCTCGTTTTCAATCCGCAATGGCGCGGCGGAGCGGCCTATACCTATAACGACGGCCGCAATCTCGATAACGGCCGCCGGTTGCCGTTTCAAGCCAAGGATAGCGTGCGCGTCTGGGGCGAATGGCGCGCGCCGAATCTGCCGCTAACCTTATGGGCTGAAGGCATTTACCGCAGCCTGTCTCAAAACGATCTCGGCAACACACTGGATGTGGACGACGCGTTTCATCTGAACGTTCACGTCAACTACCGGGTGATGCCCAGGCTCGACTTATACGTGCGCGGCGAAAACATCAATAACGACAAAACGCCGGATATCTATAGTTTCGATCATGCCGGCGCCGCGGTCTATGGCGGCCTTTCCTACCGGCTTTGA
- a CDS encoding helix-turn-helix transcriptional regulator has product MEEQFDELVGLIYDAGMEPAAWRRFLECFSEAMHSAGSLLFVHDFGTGRSTTASSPNRSFVAQARTDEDFLESLQKEFGHANVWLQNAKRYGEGVPVISSQLYPDADLPKTEFFSGWLKPQDYFYSIGGAILQQGDVSVRVTTLRSRRAGIYTESEIALYRRLMPHLQRALRIHWRLSLEQETRYLREHVLDRINQAVALLDGDGKVLFANRQAEAIFREGSGPLVINQRLTAAGAQDAAAIRENLYQTRQGFGGSMDVKDIGTGQRWMITFMPLPNAFTQSLAEQAHIMALIAEPGKLATGNLGGFAKIYRLTPAETRVLEQLLLKESTQEIAECLQIGIKTLRTQLSALFAKTQTKNQRELVKFYLSHLMAGPM; this is encoded by the coding sequence ATGGAGGAGCAATTTGACGAACTGGTCGGATTGATCTACGACGCCGGCATGGAACCGGCCGCTTGGCGACGGTTTCTCGAATGCTTTTCCGAGGCAATGCATTCAGCGGGATCCTTGCTGTTTGTACATGACTTCGGCACGGGCCGCTCGACAACGGCCTCCTCGCCCAACCGGAGTTTCGTCGCGCAGGCGCGTACCGACGAGGATTTCCTCGAATCGCTCCAAAAGGAATTCGGCCACGCGAACGTCTGGCTGCAAAATGCCAAGCGCTACGGCGAAGGCGTTCCGGTCATTTCCTCCCAGCTCTATCCTGACGCCGACCTGCCCAAAACCGAATTTTTCAGCGGCTGGCTGAAGCCGCAAGATTATTTCTACTCGATCGGCGGCGCGATCTTGCAGCAAGGGGATGTTTCGGTACGGGTAACGACATTGCGCTCGCGCCGCGCCGGCATCTATACGGAGAGCGAGATTGCCTTATATCGGCGCCTCATGCCGCACTTACAACGGGCGCTGCGCATTCACTGGCGCTTATCGTTGGAACAAGAAACGCGCTACTTGCGCGAACACGTCCTGGACCGGATAAATCAAGCGGTGGCCTTGTTGGACGGTGACGGTAAGGTGTTGTTCGCCAATCGACAGGCCGAGGCCATTTTCCGGGAGGGCAGCGGCCCGCTGGTCATCAACCAGCGGCTAACCGCCGCCGGCGCACAGGATGCCGCCGCGATTCGCGAAAACCTGTACCAGACTCGTCAGGGTTTTGGCGGCAGCATGGACGTAAAGGATATCGGGACCGGCCAGCGTTGGATGATTACTTTCATGCCGCTGCCCAACGCCTTTACCCAGTCCTTGGCCGAGCAAGCGCACATCATGGCGCTGATCGCCGAACCGGGCAAGCTGGCTACGGGCAATCTCGGCGGCTTTGCCAAGATTTACCGTCTCACTCCGGCCGAAACCCGTGTTTTAGAGCAATTACTGCTGAAAGAAAGCACTCAAGAAATCGCCGAATGCCTGCAAATCGGCATCAAGACCCTGCGTACTCAGCTCAGCGCCTTGTTCGCCAAGACCCAAACCAAAAACCAGCGCGAATTGGTCAAATTTTACTTGTCGCATCTGATGGCCGGACCGATGTAA